The Styela clava chromosome 13, kaStyClav1.hap1.2, whole genome shotgun sequence genome has a window encoding:
- the LOC120333428 gene encoding putative gamma-butyrobetaine dioxygenase, whose translation MPEIRIKNIDIAKDGLSLTVDWGNDHKRRCSSKWLRFNCSCDKCKPAFSGMYPLDRTEFEDNIMIESATVSGKELHCIITKDVYPNHVTKISLDYLLSNCNCDSCINKDLEKRNCVMAHPSKHSVPYADYDSTLTEGGLFGFLEKIITYGFCVVQNVPTNKKKGMEFGETFSQIRSTLYGKNWEVRSVAQPCNAAYTQVKLPSHEDLPMYESAPGVQLLHAFRFDEAVIGGESKIVDLIGCAEILRKIEPEHFKTLCTVPGGHETVDLEREMPCWLKHSKTHIELDYFGEIVAVNWHPAIETTLRIKQCDVDTYYQAHKAFMNVVHNPENQFIFRLQNGEMLVMNNHRVAHARQAYTAIEDGDRCLHGYYVNMDDLKSKYMVLANKLGKDVTPMKIANRSSI comes from the exons ATGCCGGAAATACGAATAAAGAATATTGACATTGCCAAGGATGGTCTCAGTTTAACTGTTGACTGGGGAAATGATCACAAACGAAG ATGCAGCAGCAAATGGCTTCGATTCAATTGTTCGTGTGATAAATGCAAACCGGCCTTCTCAGGAATGTATCCGTTAGACAGAACAGAATTTGAAGACAATATTATGATAGAAAGTGCAACAGTCTCAG GGAAAGAATTGCATTGCATTATTACAAAGGATGTATACCCAAATCACGTGACCAAAATATCTCTTGACTATTTATTGTCAAATTGCAACTGTGATTCCTGCATCAATAAAGATTTAGAAAAACGTAACTGCGTCATGGCTCATCCTTCTAAACACTCAGTTCCGTATGCCGACTATGATAGTACGTTAACAGAAGGAGGATTATTCGG ATTCCTGGAAAAAATCATTACCTACGGATTTTGTGTGGTTCAAAATGTacccacaaataaaaaaaaagggatG GAGTTTGGCGAAACCTTCAGTCAAATAAGATCAACGCTTTATGGAAAG aacTGGGAAGTTCGCAGCGTAGCCCAGCCATGCAATGCCGCTTACACTCAGGTTAAACTTCCTTCACACGAAGACTTACCGATGTATGAATCTGCTCCGGGAGTTCAACTACTCCATGCTTTCAG ATTTGATGAAGCAGTTATTGGGGGAGAAAGCAAAATTGTTGATTTGATTGGATGTGCTGAAATCTTAAGAAAGATCGAACCggaacattttaaaactttgtGTACAGTTCCCGGCGGACACGAAACAGTTGATCTGGAACGTGAAATGCCATGTTGGTTGAAGCATTCAAAAACACATATCGAGTTGGATTACTTTGGCGAG ATAGTTGCAGTAAATTGGCATCCGGCTATAGAAACAACTTTGCGAATAAAGCAATGTGATGTAGATACTTACTACCAAGCCCATAAAGCTTTCATGAACGTCGTACATAATCCAGAGAACCAG tttatttttcgaTTGCAAAACGGAGAAATGCTGGTTATGAATAACCACCGTGTGGCACATGCACGACAAGCATATACAGCAATTGAAGATGGAGACAGATGTCTACAT GGATATTACGTAAACATGGATGACTTGAAGAGCAAATATATGGTGTTGGCAAACAAGCTTGGCAAAGATGTCACACCAATGAAAATTGCAAATCGAAGcagcatttaa
- the LOC120333411 gene encoding uncharacterized protein LOC120333411, which translates to MANVSEVNEFLSDIFKEDQDLKGTATNETTFISENDEVSLFADGPQDYEQSSDDYFAFSRHVPELPNTISGKIITGFTIYDAVFVFVILLFVAKLEDAKILAEKQPIFIPSRPVKGFRKYAVLLETGQSPAGGTTSGVFIRLCGKLTKSPAFSLSWRNNATRQLFWSRNKDVFILSVPHYLGYIEAIEIMTDAAGQSPPWFLKKIRVMCLDNRKCWKSKVHAWLRGDRKPFSFKTYLIGALSTKEYMEKVFLQNHAWTTMWHRALGSSFTCAQRCAIQWSSVSIAMFASHFLMYKWPYERAAQFDEATGLRIPMEYIIRGDDAVSAGVLGALAGTAVGMLIRGIARQSTSANKWARVDDKDDFAHIMGPEDLTFIDGAVVIANRPDYSGPKFPPYPPCVDDTVLKILDTLTPGQISTMKRLVECGDGSCEMKEMMENQTCCQAKEKTEEADPIQPAPSAEKIPTEEKVVEKTVTIEEDAPPMNAEKRGYRKSIAQAMYSMWDTTLTGLGVSSGKEDTSDGETTVPKPSTGTNLETKNEKQYRSPRRLFRDEKRKRRVGFQGRSAPSISARISDGSNDSMKNSSVMGGSLKEDFVVPLPEDYDSLSDPESDEEIVTKAIKGSHGINLRRRSQKVYDMAPWWDDRHRVYVSAPDAGNEHHQAVNERYERTATPETACCKVRAEAVVGEEPILKYLAEEIELPPGSVGESGSGGASMVCGFALLAGVVLSPYVLYERLPLPNAHALYYLYAVMLCFVFHSLVFCTADAMACAIMATWTRRRRIAQTRSGGTEECDATATDEHG; encoded by the exons ATGGCGAACGTGTCGGAGGTGAACGAATTTTTGTCCGACATTTTCAAAGAAGACCAAGATCTGAAAGGAACAGCAACGAACGAAACAACATTTATAAGTGAAAACGACGAGGTCAGTCTTTTTGCGGATGGGCCACAAGATTACGAGCAATCTTCTGATGACTATTTCGCGTTCAGTCGGCATGTTCCGGAATTACCGAATACAATAAGCGGCAAAATCATCACCGGATTTACAATATACGATGCCGTTTTTGTTTTCGTGATACTCCTGTTTGTTGCGAAATTGGAAGATGCCAAAATTCTTGCTGAG AAACAGCCAATTTTCATCCCTTCAAGGCCAGTGAAGGGATTCAGAAAGTATGCTGTGCTTCTAGAGACGGGTCAAAGCCCCGCGGGTGGAACAACATCTGGAGTATTTATCCGTCTGTGTGGCAAGTTGACGAAAAGTCCAGCATTTTCGCTGTCTTGGAGAAATAACGCTACGCGACAATTATTCTGGAGCCGAAACAAGGATGTCTTTATTTTGTCTGTTCCTCATTATCTCGGATATATCGAGGCGATAGAAATCATGACAGATGCTGCGGGGCAAAGTCCGCCATG GTTCCTGAAGAAAATTCGAgtaatgtgtttggacaatcgGAAGTGTTGGAAAAGTAAAGTTCATGCTTGGCTGCGAGGTGACCGGAAACCTTTTTCTTTCAAAACATATTTGATAGGAGCATTGAGCACAAAAGAATACATGGAGAAAGTGTTTCTTCAGAATCACGCATGGACGACAATGTGGCATAG gGCTCTCGGTTCTTCTTTCACTTGTGCTCAGAGATGTGCAATACAGTGGAGCTCAGTGTCTATTGCTATGTTTGCATCTCATTTCCTGATGTACAAATGGCCGTACGAACGAGCAGCTCAATTTGATGAAGCGACAGGTCTCCGAATACCGATGGAATATATTATTCGAGGAGATGACGCTGTTTCTGCAGGTGTATTGGGCGCACTAGCTGGTACCGCTGTTGGAATGCTGATCAGAGGAATTGCCCGGCAGTCCACGAGCGCCAACAAATGGGCGCGTGTGGACGATAAGGACGATTTCGCTCATATTATGGGACCTGAAGATCTAACTTTTATAGATGGGGCGGTTGTAATTGCAAACAGGCCTGACTATAGTGGACCAAAATTTCCTCCGTATCCACCATGTGTCGATGATACAGTTTTAAAGATTTTGGATACACTTACTCCTGGGCAAATCAGCACGATGAAAAGATTGGTAGAATGTGGAGATGGATCATGTGAAATGAAAGAAATGATGGAAAACCAAACATGCTGTCAAGCAAAAGAAAAAACGG AAGAAGCAGATCCGATCCAGCCTGCTCCAAGTGCCGAAAAAATTCCCACAGAAGAGAAAGTTGTTGAAAAGACTGTTACCATCGAAGAAGATGCTCCTCCAATGAACGCGGAAAAACGAGGTTACAGAAAAAGTATTGCCCAAGCGATGTATTCCATGTGGGACACTACGTTAACTGGATTAGGTGTATCAAGCGGCAAAGAGGACACTTCGGATGGTG AAACCACTGTTCCTAAACCAAGTACCGGAACGAACCTGGAaaccaaaaatgaaaaacaatatcgCAGTCCCAGACGTTTATTCAGAGATGAAAAGAGAAAACGTAGGGTTGGATTTCAAGGTCGTTCTGCACCTTCAATATCTGCACGAATTTCAGACGGTTCAAACGATTCGATGAAAAATTCATCCGTAATGGGAGGTTCTTTAAAAGAGGACTTCGTAGTACCGTTGCCCGAAGATTACGACTCTCTTTCAGACCCGGAATCAGACGAAGAAATTGTAACTAAAGCTATAAAAGGTTCACACGGAATCAATTTGCGACGCAGATCACAAAAAGTTTACGATATGGCTCCTTGGTGGGATGACAGACATCGAGTTTATGTTTCCGCCCCCGATGCAGGTAACGAGCATCATCAAGCGGTGAATGAAAGATATGAACGTACAGCAACACCAGAAACAGCTTGCTGTAAAGTCAGAGCCGAAGCCGTTGTGGGTGAAGAACCGATTTTAAAATACTTGGCTGAGGAAATAGAGTTACCGCCAGGTAGTGTAGGAGAGTCTGGAAGCGGTGGTGCCTCGATGGTTTGCGGTTTTGCTCTTCTTGCTGGTGTGGTTCTCTCTCCCTACGTTCTCTACGAACGTTTGCCTTTGCCGAACGCACACGCTCTCTACTATCTTTATGCTGTTATGTTATGCTTCGTGTTCCATTCTCTCGTATTCTGTACAGCCGATGCGATGGCATGTGCGATTATGGCAACGTGGACTCGAAGGCGAAGGATAGCACAAACTCGTAGCGGCGGTACGGAAGAGTGTGACGCCACAGCTACCGATGAACATGGATGA
- the LOC120333457 gene encoding caveolin-3-like, protein MDKDGPDLDERDPEDINGHVRVLFEDAFAEPEGSHTIDGVWTCSYKTFWAMKNCCYIVMSVLCGGPCACMWGLMFACQSMINIWCIRPCCRFYEINISCCAACIRTTVQCYLNPFCDAYSRLFSNIKFHHEYEVV, encoded by the exons ATGGACAAAGACGGACCTGATCTGGATGAACGAGATCCTGAGGATATCAATGGACATGTTCGG GTTCTCTTTGAAGATGCATTTGCAGAGCCCGAAGGCAGTCACACCATCGACGGTGTATGGACTTGCAGTTACAAGACATTCTGGGCTATGAAAAATTGTTGCTACATCGTTATGTCTGTGCTATGTGGAGGTCCTTGTGCCTGCATGTGGGGTCTTATGTTCGCATGCCAAAGTATGATCAATATctg GTGCATTCGTCCATGTTGCCGTTTCTATGAGATTAACATAAGCTGTTGTGCTGCATGCATCAGGACGACTGTACAATGTTATCTCAACCCGTTTTGCGATGCTTACTCTCGACTGTTTTCGAATATAAAGTTCCACCATGAATACGAAGTCGTATAG